A part of Crassostrea angulata isolate pt1a10 chromosome 5, ASM2561291v2, whole genome shotgun sequence genomic DNA contains:
- the LOC128183843 gene encoding uncharacterized protein LOC128183843 produces MSSRQESDYVKVFNAILEALPARPAVEMFMVDFELGAWNAISAVFPDAVTKGCTFHWCQAVWRHIQELGLAATYMKREATHRYLKQLMALPFLPSPDIPAAFQTLKERANTEPLQSLVGYIDRQWMNHSVFHPSSWTVYRQAVRTNNVVEGWHHMVNGKAGHRGCTFYKLVPLLLHEAKLVETRVSSENLFRDVRQSSSAHATQKKLTEAWEQYDAGQLSTGHFLRLCGTVYAPCE; encoded by the exons ATGTCATCAAGGCAGGAGTCGGATTATGTAAAG GTCTTCAATGCCATTCTTGAAGCCCTTCCAGCAAGGCCAGCTGTTGAGATGTTTATGGTGGACTTTGAGCTAG GTGCCTGGAATGCCATTTCTGCAGTATTCCCTGATGCTGTGACCAAGGGATGCACATTCCATTGGTGCCAGGCCGTATGGAGGCACATCCAGGAGCTGGGCCTTGCAGCCACATACATGAAGAGGGAGGCTACTCATCGCTACTTGAAGCAGCTTATGGCCTTACCCTTCCTACCTTCACCAGACATCCCCGCCGCATTCCAGACATTGAAGGAGAGAGCCAACACAGAGCCCCTCCAGTCCCTGGTGGGTTACATCGACAGACAGTGGATGAACCATTCCGTCTTCCACCCATCATCATGGACCGTCTACCGCCAGGCCGTCAGGACCAACAATGTTGTAGAAG GTTGGCATCACATGGTCAACGGCAAAGCTGGACATCGGGGATGCACCTTCTACAAGCTTGTCCCTCTTCTTTTGCATGAGGCAAAGTTAGTGGAGACTCGTGTGTCCAGCGAGAACCTCTTCAGGGATGTAAGACAGTCATCATCTGCACATGCAACCCAGAAGAAATTGACGGAGGCCTGGGAGCAGTATGATGCAGGACAGTTGTCAACTGGACACTTTCTACGGTTGTGCGGTACCGTGTATGCTCCATGCGAGTGA